One window of Dendropsophus ebraccatus isolate aDenEbr1 chromosome 13, aDenEbr1.pat, whole genome shotgun sequence genomic DNA carries:
- the MINDY1 gene encoding ubiquitin carboxyl-terminal hydrolase MINDY-1 isoform X1 codes for MEQSVTMDQGQEIKATPAAPPQTENCEVLAGEKTQGAELQAADTGEKTPEVAPGKSPETSEEGEVSGSSDSSSYSTTTRPSDTQSNGGAEDGNSQSIQDLGKPSDMSTSVESEQPVSRQTSNDPDKMENPSLQNLLCSSASVSPCEEAMESGASKPAGNGATGADYYFVKWINWKGERTPVLTQSENGPCPLIAIMNILFLRWKVKLPPQKELITSEELMAHLGDCILSIQPQENSEALQLNFQQNVNDAMTVLPKLSTGLDVNVRFTGVSDFEYTPECIVFDLLNIPLYHGWLVDPQSSEAVQAVGKLSYNQLVEKIITCKHSSDPNLVTEGLLAEQFLESSAAQLTYHGLCELMAAVKEGELSVFFRNNHFSTLIKHKGHLYLLVTDQGFLQEEKVIWESLHNVEGDSCFCDSDFHLTQHLEKDASFSSSQQLQQQQVDQDYMIALSLQQQQQGPLPMSDLELARQLQKEEYQQQVPSPAPPQSPQQARPQTSGRPSSDRRQRQKDSDCVLL; via the exons ATGGAGCAGTCAGTCACCATGGATCAGGGACAGGAGATAAAAGCCACGCCTGCTGCGCCTCCGCAGACGGAGAATTGCGAGGTTCTTGCCGGTGAGAAAACACAGGGAGCGGAACTACAAGCAGCAGACACTGGGGAGAAGACCCCCGAGGTTGCCCCAGGGAAGAGTCCAGAGACGTCGGAGGAGGGGGAGGTCTCCGGGTCCAGTGACAGCAGCAGCTACAGCACCACCACTCGACCCAGTGACACCCAGTCCAATGGAGGAGCCGAGGATGGCAACTCTCAGTCCATTCAAGATCTAGGCAAACCCAGTGATATGTCCACTTCAGTAGAATCTGAGCAGCCAGTGAGTCGTCAGACATCAAACGATCCAGACAAGATGGAGAATCCATCGCTGCAGAATCTGCTGTGCTCCAGTGCGAGCGTCAGCCCCTGTGAGGAGGCGATGGAGTCCGGGGCGTCAAAGCCAGCAGGGAACGGAGCCACAGGGGCGGACTATTACTTTGTGAAGTGGATAAACTGGAAGGGAGAGCGGACGCCGGTGCTCACCCAGAGCGAAAACGGCCCGTGCCCCTTGATCGCCATCATGAATATTTTGTTTCTGCGTTGGAAG GTGAAGCTTCCGCCTCAGAAGGAGCTGATCACGTCTGAGGAGCTCATGGCCCATCTTG gcGATTGCATCCTGTCCATACAACCACAGGAGAACTCTGAGGCGCTCCAGCTAAATTTCCAGCAG AACGTGAACGATGCTATGACCGTGCTCCCCAAGCTTTCCACAGGGCTGGACGTCAACGTACGCTTCACAGGCGTGTCAGATTTTGAGTACACCCCGGAGTGCATTGTGTTTGACCTTCTCAATATTCCCTTGTACCATGGATGGTTGGTGGATCCTCAG AGCTCTGAGGCCGTCCAGGCTGTGGGCAAACTGAGTTATAACCAACTGGTAGAGAAGATAATCACTTGTAAGCACTCGAGTGACCCCAACCTGGTTACAGAAG GCCTCCTCGCAGAGCAGTTTCTGGAGTCCTCAGCGGCGCAGCTGACTTATCACGGGCTGTGTGAGCTGATGGCAGCTGTGAAGGAGGGGGAGCTCAGCGTTTTCTTCCGGAACAATCACTTCAGCACACTAATAAAGCACAAG GGTCACTTGTACCTGCTGGTTACAGACCAGGGCTTCTTGCAGGAAGAGAAGGTGATCTGGGAGAGCCTGCACAATGTGGAAGGTGACAGCTGCTTCTGTGACTCTGACTTCCATCTCACTCAGCACTTGGAGAAGGACGCCTCATTCAGCTCTTCCCAGCAGCTACAGCAACAGCAGGTGGACCAG GATTACATGATCGCACTGTctctacagcagcagcagcaaggacCTCTGCCCATGAGTGACCTGGAGCTAGCTCGACAGCTGCAGAAAGAAGAGTATCAGCAGCAGGTTCCATCCCCAGCGCCCCCACAATCTCCCCAGCAA GCGAGGCCTCAGACTTCCGGACGTCCGTCCTCCGACCGCAGGCAGAGACAGAAGGATTCGGACTGTGTCCTGCTATAG
- the MINDY1 gene encoding ubiquitin carboxyl-terminal hydrolase MINDY-1 isoform X2 — protein sequence MEQSVTMDQGQEIKATPAAPPQTENCEVLAGEKTQGAELQAADTGEKTPEVAPGKSPETSEEGEVSGSSDSSSYSTTTRPSDTQSNGGAEDGNSQSIQDLGKPSDMSTSVESEQPVSRQTSNDPDKMENPSLQNLLCSSASVSPCEEAMESGASKPAGNGATGADYYFVKWINWKGERTPVLTQSENGPCPLIAIMNILFLRWKVKLPPQKELITSEELMAHLGDCILSIQPQENSEALQLNFQQNVNDAMTVLPKLSTGLDVNVRFTGVSDFEYTPECIVFDLLNIPLYHGWLVDPQSSEAVQAVGKLSYNQLVEKIITCKHSSDPNLVTEGLLAEQFLESSAAQLTYHGLCELMAAVKEGELSVFFRNNHFSTLIKHKGHLYLLVTDQGFLQEEKVIWESLHNVEGDSCFCDSDFHLTQHLEKDASFSSSQQLQQQQDYMIALSLQQQQQGPLPMSDLELARQLQKEEYQQQVPSPAPPQSPQQARPQTSGRPSSDRRQRQKDSDCVLL from the exons ATGGAGCAGTCAGTCACCATGGATCAGGGACAGGAGATAAAAGCCACGCCTGCTGCGCCTCCGCAGACGGAGAATTGCGAGGTTCTTGCCGGTGAGAAAACACAGGGAGCGGAACTACAAGCAGCAGACACTGGGGAGAAGACCCCCGAGGTTGCCCCAGGGAAGAGTCCAGAGACGTCGGAGGAGGGGGAGGTCTCCGGGTCCAGTGACAGCAGCAGCTACAGCACCACCACTCGACCCAGTGACACCCAGTCCAATGGAGGAGCCGAGGATGGCAACTCTCAGTCCATTCAAGATCTAGGCAAACCCAGTGATATGTCCACTTCAGTAGAATCTGAGCAGCCAGTGAGTCGTCAGACATCAAACGATCCAGACAAGATGGAGAATCCATCGCTGCAGAATCTGCTGTGCTCCAGTGCGAGCGTCAGCCCCTGTGAGGAGGCGATGGAGTCCGGGGCGTCAAAGCCAGCAGGGAACGGAGCCACAGGGGCGGACTATTACTTTGTGAAGTGGATAAACTGGAAGGGAGAGCGGACGCCGGTGCTCACCCAGAGCGAAAACGGCCCGTGCCCCTTGATCGCCATCATGAATATTTTGTTTCTGCGTTGGAAG GTGAAGCTTCCGCCTCAGAAGGAGCTGATCACGTCTGAGGAGCTCATGGCCCATCTTG gcGATTGCATCCTGTCCATACAACCACAGGAGAACTCTGAGGCGCTCCAGCTAAATTTCCAGCAG AACGTGAACGATGCTATGACCGTGCTCCCCAAGCTTTCCACAGGGCTGGACGTCAACGTACGCTTCACAGGCGTGTCAGATTTTGAGTACACCCCGGAGTGCATTGTGTTTGACCTTCTCAATATTCCCTTGTACCATGGATGGTTGGTGGATCCTCAG AGCTCTGAGGCCGTCCAGGCTGTGGGCAAACTGAGTTATAACCAACTGGTAGAGAAGATAATCACTTGTAAGCACTCGAGTGACCCCAACCTGGTTACAGAAG GCCTCCTCGCAGAGCAGTTTCTGGAGTCCTCAGCGGCGCAGCTGACTTATCACGGGCTGTGTGAGCTGATGGCAGCTGTGAAGGAGGGGGAGCTCAGCGTTTTCTTCCGGAACAATCACTTCAGCACACTAATAAAGCACAAG GGTCACTTGTACCTGCTGGTTACAGACCAGGGCTTCTTGCAGGAAGAGAAGGTGATCTGGGAGAGCCTGCACAATGTGGAAGGTGACAGCTGCTTCTGTGACTCTGACTTCCATCTCACTCAGCACTTGGAGAAGGACGCCTCATTCAGCTCTTCCCAGCAGCTACAGCAACAGCAG GATTACATGATCGCACTGTctctacagcagcagcagcaaggacCTCTGCCCATGAGTGACCTGGAGCTAGCTCGACAGCTGCAGAAAGAAGAGTATCAGCAGCAGGTTCCATCCCCAGCGCCCCCACAATCTCCCCAGCAA GCGAGGCCTCAGACTTCCGGACGTCCGTCCTCCGACCGCAGGCAGAGACAGAAGGATTCGGACTGTGTCCTGCTATAG